The following coding sequences are from one Microcoleus sp. FACHB-831 window:
- a CDS encoding NCS2 family permease, which produces MEAIASPRWLVRRDIDGFFGLALDNFIQILLIVNLCGGVLGFPPALIYGRILPGVALSLIVGNIYYSWLAYQVGQRENRDDITALPYGINTVSLFAYVFLVMLPVKLAAIAKGVSPEQAAELAWQAGLVACLGSGLIELGGAWFGNNLRRIAPRAALLSTLGGIALTFIAIGFLFRTFANPVVGLVPLGVILLTYFGGVKFAIPGGLLAVLLGIALAWGTGLMSWDNARFATALQPIGLYLPGFWLGELWNGRGTLLDYLSVILPMGLFNLIGSIQNLESAEAAGDNYPATPCLAANGIGTIVAAVCGSCFPTTIYIGHPGWKAMGARVGYSVLNGVVMSLLCLSGTVGLLAYFVPVDAGMAIVLWIGIVIVAQSFEATPSHHAPAVVVGLLPAIAAWGALIAKQALQAAGMGTPANPLTPALIDKFKAFDTFIDGAFALEQGFIFSSMLLAGITVYIIERNFRGAAFWSIAAALMSWVGLMHSYNWGIADTVIKLGFGAGSAWAVGYLLMAILFFYAAWQTRHSGSDHQSTLDEGNRGGVLH; this is translated from the coding sequence ATGGAAGCGATCGCATCTCCACGCTGGCTAGTCCGCCGAGATATTGATGGATTCTTTGGGCTAGCACTCGACAATTTTATTCAAATTCTGCTGATCGTGAATCTATGCGGGGGAGTTCTCGGCTTCCCCCCTGCCTTGATTTACGGACGCATCCTGCCGGGAGTGGCACTCTCCTTAATAGTTGGCAACATCTACTACAGTTGGCTTGCTTATCAAGTGGGACAACGAGAGAATCGGGATGACATTACTGCACTTCCCTATGGCATCAACACAGTCAGCCTGTTTGCTTATGTGTTTTTAGTTATGCTACCAGTTAAGCTGGCAGCGATCGCTAAAGGCGTCTCACCCGAACAAGCAGCCGAACTAGCTTGGCAAGCAGGTTTAGTCGCTTGCTTGGGTAGCGGATTAATTGAATTGGGTGGTGCTTGGTTTGGCAATAACTTACGACGGATCGCACCCCGCGCCGCACTCCTCTCAACTTTAGGCGGCATTGCCCTTACCTTCATAGCCATCGGCTTCCTCTTCCGCACCTTTGCCAATCCAGTTGTGGGTTTAGTGCCGTTAGGGGTAATTCTGCTAACTTACTTTGGCGGAGTAAAATTTGCGATTCCTGGTGGACTGCTAGCCGTACTGTTAGGCATTGCCCTTGCTTGGGGAACCGGGTTAATGAGTTGGGATAACGCCCGTTTTGCCACCGCCTTACAACCGATTGGCCTTTATTTACCGGGCTTCTGGCTAGGAGAACTGTGGAATGGACGTGGGACGTTATTAGATTATCTCAGCGTTATCTTGCCAATGGGACTATTTAACCTAATCGGCAGCATTCAAAACTTGGAAAGTGCTGAAGCAGCGGGAGATAATTACCCCGCTACACCTTGTCTTGCTGCTAATGGAATTGGCACGATTGTCGCTGCTGTCTGCGGTTCTTGTTTCCCCACCACGATTTACATCGGTCATCCGGGTTGGAAAGCGATGGGGGCGCGAGTGGGATACTCTGTCCTCAACGGCGTGGTGATGTCTTTGCTGTGTTTGAGTGGCACTGTAGGATTGTTAGCCTACTTTGTACCCGTTGATGCGGGGATGGCGATTGTTTTGTGGATTGGCATTGTAATAGTCGCCCAAAGCTTTGAAGCAACACCATCTCATCATGCCCCGGCTGTTGTGGTTGGGTTGCTACCAGCGATCGCCGCATGGGGGGCATTAATTGCCAAACAAGCCCTACAAGCGGCTGGAATGGGTACGCCAGCCAATCCTTTGACACCAGCGTTGATTGATAAATTTAAAGCCTTCGACACCTTTATCGATGGAGCTTTTGCCCTCGAACAGGGATTTATTTTTAGCTCGATGCTTCTGGCTGGTATCACCGTCTACATTATTGAGCGAAATTTTCGTGGGGCAGCTTTTTGGTCGATAGCCGCCGCTTTAATGTCTTGGGTGGGTTTGATGCACAGCTACAACTGGGGAATTGCCGATACAGTCATTAAGTTGGGCTTTGGTGCTGGCAGTGCTTGGGCGGTTGGCTATTTATTGATGGCTATCCTGTTTTTCTATGCGGCGTGGCAGACACGCCATTCAGGGAGCGATCACCAATCTACCCTGGACGAGGGAAATCGAGGCGGAGTATTACACTGA
- a CDS encoding ParB/RepB/Spo0J family partition protein produces the protein MDSSKGLLTGIITAEPIPSVFSQIDPKRLKPHPRNTSIYRGEEEDVSDLVALIRDSGWVKPLVVTNDRTIISGHRRWRALLQLGWQSIPVEVREFPSELAQVQALLLENASRSKTVEQKVREAAAWKQIEDLAARRRQLAAQSNYSGRAVMENFPQLLGERGTTRDRLAKLVGLGSGRNYAKAAKVVEYIDEQTWLGNIEVARSLRSTLNEQSVDAAVKLMAVIKNPTQKESSSKSNKRPTPKDSTNKVQASPLPSCWNCQHKGEAIGNESFYCYNLGKVSFLEKDGATRGEECELWTYRDRQVEKFDQKTRYSTHSTITLTLPAHLLPKLQDVARAEGMSLPDWATSVIESAAKRMF, from the coding sequence ATGGACAGTTCTAAGGGTTTATTAACTGGAATTATAACTGCTGAACCCATACCATCTGTATTCTCTCAAATAGATCCTAAAAGACTAAAACCCCATCCTCGCAATACCTCAATATATCGGGGTGAAGAAGAAGATGTAAGCGATCTGGTGGCTCTCATTCGCGATTCCGGGTGGGTTAAACCGCTGGTTGTCACCAATGACCGAACGATTATCAGCGGACACCGCCGCTGGAGAGCATTGCTGCAACTGGGTTGGCAGAGCATACCTGTAGAGGTGAGAGAATTTCCCTCAGAACTAGCCCAAGTGCAAGCGCTGCTGCTGGAAAATGCCAGCCGTTCTAAAACGGTAGAACAGAAAGTACGAGAAGCGGCGGCGTGGAAACAGATAGAAGACTTGGCGGCGCGTAGGAGGCAACTAGCTGCTCAGAGTAACTACAGTGGTAGAGCAGTTATGGAAAATTTTCCACAACTGCTCGGCGAACGAGGGACAACACGCGATCGCCTAGCTAAACTGGTCGGATTGGGCAGCGGTCGCAATTATGCCAAAGCCGCTAAAGTTGTGGAATATATAGATGAACAAACCTGGCTGGGAAATATAGAAGTAGCGCGATCGCTGCGTTCTACCTTGAACGAGCAAAGTGTAGATGCAGCCGTTAAGCTGATGGCAGTTATTAAAAATCCTACACAAAAGGAATCAAGCAGCAAGAGCAACAAACGCCCGACACCAAAGGATTCAACTAACAAGGTGCAAGCTTCGCCACTGCCGAGTTGCTGGAACTGCCAACATAAAGGTGAAGCAATCGGGAACGAAAGTTTCTACTGCTACAACTTGGGCAAAGTGAGTTTTCTGGAGAAAGACGGTGCTACGCGGGGTGAAGAATGTGAGTTATGGACTTACCGCGATCGCCAGGTTGAAAAATTCGACCAAAAAACCAGATATTCCACCCACTCAACAATTACCCTTACCTTACCAGCCCACTTGCTGCCCAAGCTTCAGGATGTCGCACGGGCGGAGGGGATGAGCTTG